A portion of the Epinephelus moara isolate mb chromosome 4, YSFRI_EMoa_1.0, whole genome shotgun sequence genome contains these proteins:
- the LOC126388716 gene encoding C-terminal-binding protein 1 isoform X1 codes for MGSSHLLNKGMPLGIRPPIMNGPMHPRPLVALLDGRDCTVEMPILKDVATVAFCDAQSTQEIHEKVLNEAVGALMYHTITLMREDLEKFKALRIIVRIGSGYDNIDIKSAGELGIAVCNMPAASVEETADSTLCHILTLYRRTTWLHQALREGTRVQSVEQIREVASGAARIRGETLGLIGLGRVGQAVALRAKAFGFNVIFYDPYLADGVERSLGLQRVTTLQDLLFHSDCVSLHCSLNEHNHHLINDFTIKQMRQGAFLVNTARGGLVDEKALAQALKEGRIRGAALDVHETEPFSFSQGPLKDAPNLICTPHAAWYSEQASLEMREEAAREIRRAITGRIPDSLKNCVNKEFLSQNNHWAGVDPATVHPELNGAYRYPPGVVSLPAGGLPPPVEGIVPSAVPITHTLPPAVTHPPHAPSPGQNTVKPPEGDREQHPNDQL; via the exons GCATCAGGCCACCCATTATGAACGGGCCCATGCACCCGCGCCCCCTGGTGGCGCTGTTGGACGGGCGCGACTGCACTGTGGAGATGCCCATCCTGAAAGACGTAGCAACTGTGGCTTTCTGTGACGCCCAGTCCACACAGGAGATCCACGAGAAG GTGTTGAACGAAGCTGTAGGAGCTCTGATGTACCACACCATCACCCTGATGCGAGAAGACCTGGAAAAGTTTAAAGCTCTGCGCATCATCGTCCGCATCGGCAGCGGCTATGACAACATTGACATCAAGTCTGCCGGGGAACTGG GCATAGCTGTGTGTAATATGCCGGCAGCCTCAGTGGAGGAGACGGCAGACTCCACGCTGTGTCACATCCTCACCTTGTACCGACGCACCACCTGGCTGCACCAG GCTCTCCGGGAGGGCACACGGGTTCAGAGTGTGGAGCAGATTCGAGAGGTGGCGTCAGGAGCTGCGAGAATCAGAGGAGAGACACTGGGACTTATAGGGCTTG GTCGGGTGGGCCAGGCTGTAGCTCTGCGAGCCAAGGCCTTCGGCTTTAATGTGATCTTCTATGACCCTTATTTGGCTGACGGTGTAGAAAGATCCCTGGGACTACAAAGGGTCACCACACTACAG GACCTGCTGTTCCACTCCGACTGCGTCTCTCTGCACTGCAGCCTCAATGAACACAACCACCACCTGATCAACGACTTCACCATCAAACAG ATGCGTCAGGGGGCGTTCCTGGTGAACACAGCCAGGGGGGGTCTGGTGGACGAGAAGGCCCTGGCTCAGGCCCTGAAGGAGGGGAGGATACGTGGAGCTGCTCTGGATGTTCACGAGACAGAGCCTTTCAG TTTCAGTCAGGGCCCGCTGAAGGACGCTCCCAATCTGATCTGCACCCCGCACGCTGCCTGGTACAGTGAACAGGCATCACTGGAGATGAGAGAGGAGGCAGCCAGGGAGATTCGAAGGGCTatcacag GTCGTATCCCAGACAGTCTGAAGAACTGTGTGAATAAGGAGTTCCTCTCACAGAACAACCACTGGGCAGGAGTTGACCCAGCCACCGTCCACCCCGAGCTTAACGGGGCTTATAG ATATCCTCCAGGAGTGGTGAGCTTGCCAGCTGGTGGCCTCCCGCCCCCCGTCGAAGGCATCGTGCCCAGCGCCGTGCCCATTACGCATACCCTCCCGCCTGCTGTCACACACCCTCCTCATGCCCCGTCCCCTGGACAAAATACAGTCAAGCCACCAGAGGGCGACAGAGAGCAGCATCCGAATGACCAACTGTAg
- the LOC126388716 gene encoding C-terminal-binding protein 1 isoform X2, with the protein MGSSHLLNKGMPLGIRPPIMNGPMHPRPLVALLDGRDCTVEMPILKDVATVAFCDAQSTQEIHEKVLNEAVGALMYHTITLMREDLEKFKALRIIVRIGSGYDNIDIKSAGELGIAVCNMPAASVEETADSTLCHILTLYRRTTWLHQALREGTRVQSVEQIREVASGAARIRGETLGLIGLGRVGQAVALRAKAFGFNVIFYDPYLADGVERSLGLQRVTTLQDLLFHSDCVSLHCSLNEHNHHLINDFTIKQMRQGAFLVNTARGGLVDEKALAQALKEGRIRGAALDVHETEPFSFSQGPLKDAPNLICTPHAAWYSEQASLEMREEAAREIRRAITGRIPDSLKNCVNKEFLSQNNHWAGVDPATVHPELNGAYR; encoded by the exons GCATCAGGCCACCCATTATGAACGGGCCCATGCACCCGCGCCCCCTGGTGGCGCTGTTGGACGGGCGCGACTGCACTGTGGAGATGCCCATCCTGAAAGACGTAGCAACTGTGGCTTTCTGTGACGCCCAGTCCACACAGGAGATCCACGAGAAG GTGTTGAACGAAGCTGTAGGAGCTCTGATGTACCACACCATCACCCTGATGCGAGAAGACCTGGAAAAGTTTAAAGCTCTGCGCATCATCGTCCGCATCGGCAGCGGCTATGACAACATTGACATCAAGTCTGCCGGGGAACTGG GCATAGCTGTGTGTAATATGCCGGCAGCCTCAGTGGAGGAGACGGCAGACTCCACGCTGTGTCACATCCTCACCTTGTACCGACGCACCACCTGGCTGCACCAG GCTCTCCGGGAGGGCACACGGGTTCAGAGTGTGGAGCAGATTCGAGAGGTGGCGTCAGGAGCTGCGAGAATCAGAGGAGAGACACTGGGACTTATAGGGCTTG GTCGGGTGGGCCAGGCTGTAGCTCTGCGAGCCAAGGCCTTCGGCTTTAATGTGATCTTCTATGACCCTTATTTGGCTGACGGTGTAGAAAGATCCCTGGGACTACAAAGGGTCACCACACTACAG GACCTGCTGTTCCACTCCGACTGCGTCTCTCTGCACTGCAGCCTCAATGAACACAACCACCACCTGATCAACGACTTCACCATCAAACAG ATGCGTCAGGGGGCGTTCCTGGTGAACACAGCCAGGGGGGGTCTGGTGGACGAGAAGGCCCTGGCTCAGGCCCTGAAGGAGGGGAGGATACGTGGAGCTGCTCTGGATGTTCACGAGACAGAGCCTTTCAG TTTCAGTCAGGGCCCGCTGAAGGACGCTCCCAATCTGATCTGCACCCCGCACGCTGCCTGGTACAGTGAACAGGCATCACTGGAGATGAGAGAGGAGGCAGCCAGGGAGATTCGAAGGGCTatcacag GTCGTATCCCAGACAGTCTGAAGAACTGTGTGAATAAGGAGTTCCTCTCACAGAACAACCACTGGGCAGGAGTTGACCCAGCCACCGTCCACCCCGAGCTTAACGGGGCTTATAGGTAA